The following nucleotide sequence is from Carassius auratus strain Wakin unplaced genomic scaffold, ASM336829v1 scaf_tig00031962, whole genome shotgun sequence.
ATCATTTCAGCAGGATGAACGTGATCTTGCATTGCACCATTGCTGGTGTTGTTATAATCACTAGGAAATGCTGGTTTCTTTTAGAGTTGGGGGCCTGCTAAAAGAATAATGATGAATAATTGATGCTGTCCAGTCAACGTAAATTGCCTTGTGGGGAGTGCGCCGACTTGTAGCGCCATTGCACTTTGGGTGTCCCAAGTTCAAGTGCCGGCTTGCGGACCTTTCCCGATCCCCATCACCTCTCTCTCACCCACTTCGCTTCCTGTCAATCTGTGTTCTATCTAAATAAAAAGGCATAATATggcaaaaataaatcttaaaaaaaaagaataataatgctgTCCAGATCCTTCTGGAAATTTttaattggcttttatttatttttttaatgaaaaataatatatattaattttatttcagtttcagtaatcttagtatcTTAGGTTATTCCAATTAGTtcaaaaaagcatttataattgttttctgagattaaaaaaaaaagtttgttatctgatatttatattttattacagttttatttcagttatttatttttagtagtttattttcctttttctgttaacaatagcaacactgggcaatttcatatttctttctccttttttcatTTCTTGACAAAGGCAGCAAGCACTTTAGTATGGAAGCCCGTTCCCGCcactttgagaaaaaaatatataattctgtaaGTCATAATAATGAGATACTTTCTCGTAATCATGCCTTAGTATCTCAGAATAATGAGAAATTGGATGATGCAACGTGACGGCATCTGTTGGTCAATACCATGCAGGAACACCACAAACATCACTTGTTCTGTAATCTAAAGTGTATAATCTATCATTAAATAGTGATTTATGATAGATTATCTGCATGTGGTCTTTTAATTTGTACACCTCTGAACCTGACCGTGTTATACACGCAGCatagaagagaaaataataatgattaaagaaGACGTTTAGGTCAGCGTACaatgaaggaaaaataaaattcagcttATTTGAGTGACAGAATTAAGCCCCTTTCTCTCACATTGACATACAGGCAAAAGGCAGGAGAAAATACTTTCAGCTAAATAACACCAATCTCACATACACAATCTATGTGTgacaactctgtgtgtgtgtgtactgtacttcAATTCAATCAAATGTCCTGAAGTCGTcgtcttttttcctttttttcgtccacacggagacacatttctgtgaatacgcacacattttttatcagataggcgtttcgtccacaagGAATCCGGCGTTTTGGAAAAGAAAAACTGATGTTTTTTGAAACCGAGACCCAGactggataaatttgaaaatgtcGCCCTTTGTGTTTTCGTTTGGACGGCGAATATATTTTcgaatacattttctgaaaagatgacgtcatcagcccacatctcgcccctagtcagacaccgctacgtttcttttactgtctatggctacgtcacgtaacagcaacaaaaacatgaacaaacactgaacgattgtctttttattaactaatattaacacggattaataaatgaattgttcCATGTTCCTTTGTGTACCACGCGTAAGGTTTATGAGCAAGTCAATGTCTTCTTCGTTTTAAGTGTATCTGTgaggcagaattacagcgccacatgctggtctggcatgtatactacattgtTTTGTGGTTTTTGTAGACGCGGATATTTGTACAGATGGATAATCTccatctccgtgtggacggggctgAAGAAGTAACGGGTAATTACAGTTATAGATAGAAATGTAGcagagtaaagagtacaatatttgcctctgaaacgtacttgagtaaagtcatgagtgctccccaaaaatgatactcgagtaaagtacagatccctcaaaattgtacttaagtactgtactcaagtaaatgtacgccgttactgtccggctctgttCACGACCATGGCAACCACTTGTTCTTCAGCAAAAATGCATAAGCATTGCTGTTTTGTGTTGCATTCCTAATTTGGGTCTGCCTGAATGCCTGTATATACAATATGCATGATCATTAAAGTTGTGTACTGAATATGAGAACGTTTCCCATTATTATTATGACTTACAGAATCATATTTTTTCTCAactgtggcagaaacaggcttccatacttTAGTGATAATGGAACAAAATAAAGCGCAAATGGTGTACATTAGGTTTGTAGTTAATGCTCTGTGTATCTATTATTACTTTGCTCTGCCGTTCGTAAACACTCCACTCTTcattactttttgttttgaatGTTGCATGAGTTTGTGATTatggaatatttaaaaatattttgggtaCTGTTGATAAAGAAAAGCATTGATAAAGCATAAATTATGATTGCACATGCATTGTCTTTCATTTTAGTGCAAAAAAGCcttctagaagaaaaaaaataaaaatattccacGGCATGCCCATTTTGTTCAGAGCAGAATCTCGATACATTACCTTTGTGTGCTATATGTGCATTCAGGTGTTGAGTCATGAGATGAGAGTCTGCTAGTAGGGTGTTAATATTTGCTCTCGTTATCAGCCTCTGTAATCTTCAGATCATTCAAATGTACGCTAACCAATTACATTTGACATGTCCAATAAAGACAGCAATGTTCTCTGCTAAGCTGTTTTAAACAGCGTTATTGCTTAATTATTGTACATGCAGTTTCCATATTAATTGAAATACTAGATGTAATATTTTTACTTCTAAAATGTTTGTCTTAAAgcatgtgtaaatgtaaatgtatgtaaatgtctttactgtcatgttGATTAGTTTAATGTGTCCCTGCATAATAAAAGTATTATcttcttaaaaatattaaaaaaaaaacccaaaggccccaaacttttgaacagctctgctttgtttacagcggcaACCATGAAAATTCTGTActgctgctgttccataagcaccACATGCTTTCAGATTGTGAACTGCATCTAATTCAgcctgtctgctgtttttgttttatggatatatattttatagtattgtTTTACAAAACTAATGTCAGATCATTCTGTTTTTGCTGCAATTTTTTAATTGTGCAAAAACCTGCTCATGCTGCATGTATGCGgcatatttgtaattaaaatgcaGTAGTCACCGCTAGTCTCTGATTTCTTTTGTTTGTGTTATTcgatttggggtttgttttaaaatgtatttgaatttgttttgttcagtttaacaaataaatgtgcagcattttgtccaatcAATAATAAAAGTGCTCCATTTcatgtcttaaatctcatttgttcCAAAACAGTCGTGAGAAAATTGTATTGTATCGTAAGTTGagtgaattgttacatccctagtAAACAGCagtttaagtacattttttttttttacttaaattttgaAGTCAGCAACCACAGTACAGCTTTTTTCACCCAGCTTGTTGTTTTTCTGCCCAATAGTCTCAAAATGATTTCTTATGTTCTTCTGTTGATAAGTTTCTATGCCATAGAAAGTTTCTATGCCATGGTTTTGCACCATGAGTTATAAGTGATTGCATATTTATTGACAGTGACATGAAGAATGCTGTCATCGGAAACAACAAACAGAAGGCCAACCTGATAGTGTTGGGAGCTGTGCCAAGGTAAGTCCACCCACTTCACCCTTTTTTCACCAATAGTACTGCAATGAGTTTTGACACAGCCAGTAAGGTTGAAAAATCTGTTAATTTATCCAGTTGTCTGGGCTGGGCCAATATAGCTGTAAAATTACAGTgaagtccaaaagtctgagattaCATTCAAAATCTGGGattcaaaatcatatttaaacCTATAAATAAACAAGGTTTATTTAATTAAGACACCTTAAAGATGGCAAAAGCGGTTTTCTCTGTTTTACATGCTTTTCACTGCTGATGAggatatacgtgtgtgtgtgtgtgtgtgtgtgtgtgtgtgtgtgtgtagactgcTGTATCTCCTCCAGCAGAGCTCCTCTAGTCTGGAGCTGAGGACTGAATGTGCGGTCGTGTTGGGCAGTCTGGCAATGGGCACAGAGAACAACATCAAGTCCCTGGTGGACTGTCACATCATCCCAGCCCTGCTTCAAGGTTCTTGCTctgtctatttttcatattactgttttaactttattttttttatcaaatagctTAATCAATGCCGCCTTGATGAGCCTTAGAGATTTCCTTCTAAAAAAATCTTCATGataccaaacttttgaccagtgttttctgttttttgcAGGACTCTTGTGTTCTGATCTGATCTTCATTGAGGCATGTCTGCGCTGTTTAAGAACCATCTTCATCAGTCCAGTCACTCCAGTGCAGCTGCTCTACACAGTAAGACAACATGCACATTCCGAAATGGCATATGTGCATTCTTAATAGGAAGTGTGATCAACATGTTTTAATTTGCATCAGGACCCCACTGTGATCCCCCATCTCATGTCCCTGCTGAGTCGGTCACAGCACACACAGGAATACATCACACAAATCTTCGCCCACTGTTGCAAGGTAGCACACGCAACTCTGTGCATTACATGTCACGTATACATTTATTCAGTATTAGAAAAAGAATGGTTCCAGTTCTAAATGCTTATTAGATTAGCTAcataagagatttattttaagCTTTATTAAGGATTAGCCAACATGCACCTGTGGGTACGTGTCAAACCATAAAATGGTTGCAGTATTCCAGTTTAGGCTTCTTGGCAAAGTCATATTTTCTTTTCTATTGAAATAATTTTATCTATTGAAAAAATGCATTGAATAATTTGTGTTTCCAGACTCCAGAACATCAGATGGTGTTGTTCAACCACGGTGCCATCCAGAACATCTCTCCTCTGCTCATATCTCCCTCCTATAAGGTACAAAAAGGAAATGAATTGCTTTTgcatttgtaattgtatttttaatgcatgtcGTGTGTTCAGAGTAATAATGGTCTGTGAACCCTCTCTGTAGGTACGGATGCAGGCGTTAAAGTGTTTCTCAGTTTTGGCCCATGAGAACGCTCAGGTCTCCATGACACTGGTGAATGGTGAGCACGACCTCTATCATCCTCTATCATTGGATCACCACTAATTTTGTCCTCCTGGCTTACGTTCATCATAGGTTCTCTTTGACTTCTCTTGTGTTGCAATTTTTCATTATCTTTGGTAATATCTGAATCACTGTTCAGTGAAATAAAAGAATAGTGCAGAACAGTAggttgaaaaaagtaaaaaataccaTTCAGAATCTCCATAGAGACAGTTTGAGGTTGTTAGGTGAAGATATATGATTCTGTAGAAGCTACAGTGCAGTATGTTAGAAATGTAATTGCTGATTTTGGTGAAGATCTACATCGTTACCATGGAAAAGTTGGAGTGAGCTTTTGCTAGCAAGTGGAGTCTTGCTGGTTTAAGTTATCTATTGGAAAGCCACCATGGTACTGTAGCTATATACACTAGTGTttagaagtttggggtcaataatctatacattatattgatcaaagtggcagaaaaacattttacaaaagaattcattttcaaataaattcagttgttttattcaataatttttattagaatttctataagaatataaagcagcacaaaggtttaataattataatattttacataaataaataaataaagtaatatataataaaaataataaatgtttcaaagttttaaatacatttctcaaatcagcattttgggatgatttctgaaggattgtgtgaagACTTGAGAAAAGGCTATCGAAAATTCACTTTTGTCATTACAGGAATACATTAAATTttgaagtatattaaaatagaaaactttaaataataaccatttttcacaatatcactgtattGCACTGCAGTAGTGTATAATACCTATTTTAATGTGTAGTATTGGAGCCTAAAAAATATCAGCACTGTTTACTTCTAAATGCATCAAAAAGACtgattcaaaatagttttttgctCATTgcttattaaaatgctaattttattcTTTGAATTAGATGTGGTTATATAAGAGATGTTTGGTTCAAAGCTTAAAacctttatttagattttctgtatgttaataaaataatacttcagtctgctgaaaatcatattttgtgtatatgtgttaTTTTTCAGTGCTTGTAGATGGTGAGCAGCTCTCTCAGGTTTTTGTTGGAATGATGCAAAGGGACAAACCCATTGAAATGCAGCTTACAGCCGCCAAATGGTGAGTAAATCTCATCCTGCAGgctatttataaaaatacatgtgTAACCTTTTCAGCTTTTACAAACTTGCACACTTTTTTCTCTCAGCTTAACATACATGTGTCGAGCAGGAGCCATCAGGACAGACGACAACTGTGTTGTACTAAAGGTACCTcaaaagaaaaatcacatttaCGTTATGAATGAATGTGATGAATGCAAAAGTGTCATTTAAAGTGCATATGAACTagttctttctctctgtgtgcgtgtgcgtgtgtgtgtgtgcgtgcatgtgtgtgtgtgtgtggacagacttTGCCGTGCCTAGTGAGGATGTGCAGTAAAGAGCGGTTACTGGAGGAGAGGGTGGAGGGGGCTGAGACGCTAGCCTACCTGATGGAGCCGGACGTAGAACTGCAGCGGATTGCAAGCGTCACTGACCACCTCGTGTCCATGTTGGCTGACTACTTTAAATACCCAAGCTCCGTCAGCGCCATTACTGATATTAAGAGGGTAactccacatacacacacacatttcaataGCTTTCCAAATTTTGGCTTTACAGagacttctattgtttttgtATAAAGCCAAGTATGTAGATTTCAAGAAATGTAACCAGGTAACTTTTAGACTCTTTTCAAGTGAAATTAAATCAGTTTAAGTGATCGTTTGTCTTTCTGTAGTTGGATCATGACTTGAAACATGCACATGAGCTGCGACAGGCAGCTTTTAAACTCTATGCTTCTCTGGGCTCCAATGACGAGGATATCAGGAAAAAGGTAGtgcattatattgtattgtattataagtGCTCTGTCTTCCAtcaaaaaatgtacagtatgactGTTGACTACTTTGATACCCTGAAAATTAAAACAGGTTATTAGGTAGATGTGGTGAATGTGCTAAGGATGTTAACATTAATTTCCCTGCTACAGATTACGGAGACGGAAAATATGATGGACAGGATTGTTAGTGGCCTATCAGAATCTAGTATCAAAGTACGGTTAGCAGCAGTCAGGTATGACACACATTTTCTCTTAATTGTCCATCAAAAAAATTAGGagaatgaaaactttttttttaacaatatttttattctgcAGCGACACTtccagttgatcaaaagtgacgactaaaaagattttggttccaaacaaatgttgttctttgaactttctattcaccaaagaatcctgaaagacaAGTGTCATGGTTTCCTCAAAATTTTAAGCACCACAGTTGTTTTCAATAtccgataataataagaaaccgATAAGAAATTATtccaaattgtaataatatttcacaatattactgttctaactgtatttttgattaagtaaatgcatttgattaagtaaatggtgagcattttctttcaaaaacatttttaaaaatcttaccaactctaAACTTTAGAATAGTagtgtaaatgttaaatgtgtttgttGAAAAGGTACAACAATTGAATAGTGAAAGaatttaaaaatcaaacaaagAAAGGAGGTTTTGGTttgctcttatttttatttatttcttttaaatttccTCTAGATGTCTTCACAGTTTATCACGGTCTGTACAACAGTTAAGGACAAGTTTCCATGATCATGCAGTATGGAAGCCACTAATGAAGGTATGATATTCAGAAGATGATGAGTGAAACCTGCAGACTAGTCAAACCCTAACTGaatgcacatttgtttttgtgggTAGTTATTACAGAACGCACCAGATGAGGTCCTGGTCATGGCCTCTTCAACACTATGCAACCTACTGCTGGAGTTTTCACCCAGCAAAGAGGTAAAGAACAACACTTCATTGGTTTATTAGTATTATACAGCCAGAATTTTAAATTTCTTACagtaaatgtaattcattattgAACTATTTCATACTGAAAACCTttaaacttcaagcttttaaaactacttgagactttctggtcaggctttctcaagccaacatcaaaTTCTTATTCCCAGTGCCGCTGGTCTTAAGtgattgtgtatgtgtttgttcaCAGCCTATCTTAGAGTCTGGGGTCATCGAGTTACTATGCAGCCTCACCCAAAGTGACAGCCCAGCTCTAAGAGTCAATGGCATCTGGGCTCTCATGGTAAGACCAGCTGACTTCGGTCCACACCAAAGCTTCAGTATGAAAACACTCTGTCATCAGAAGCCATAATGTGTTTCTGTGCAGAACATGGCCTTCCAGGCAGATCAGAAGGTGAAGGTGGAGATAGTTCGAGCTCTGGGCACAGAACAGCTCTTTAGACTCCTGTCTGATCCTGATACGAATGTGCTCATGAAAACACTGGGCTTGCTTCGAAACCTGCTCTCCACCCGGCCAGTAAGTTATATATGCaagtatatacaggtgcatctaaaaaaaaaaagtagaaaaatgttttgtaacatttcaaAGTTTAACCTTTAAtttattctagattcattacatgtaaagcataatatttaaaaaggtattgtttgtttgttttcattttgatgattagagcttacggATCATGAGAGTAAAAAAATCCAGTATCTTAAAATagtagaatatttatattttagtttcattaaAATGACCATCCCTACAGTATAAATTCCGGGTATCTGTATTTCAtgaaaccacaataatggggaagactgctgacttggcatTGGTCCAGAAGACAGTcattagccgcttttccactgtctGGCCAGTGTGAGCCAGTGCTTTAAATGGGCCATGTGGGGCTAATAGCCTCGAacct
It contains:
- the LOC113080778 gene encoding armadillo repeat-containing protein 8-like — its product is MMACLLEAPLRISVLSEVTATSRHYVDRLFDPDPQNVLQGVIDMKNAVIGNNKQKANLIVLGAVPRLLYLLQQSSSSLELRTECAVVLGSLAMGTENNIKSLVDCHIIPALLQGLLCSDLIFIEACLRCLRTIFISPVTPVQLLYTDPTVIPHLMSLLSRSQHTQEYITQIFAHCCKTPEHQMVLFNHGAIQNISPLLISPSYKVRMQALKCFSVLAHENAQVSMTLVNVLVDGEQLSQVFVGMMQRDKPIEMQLTAAKCLTYMCRAGAIRTDDNCVVLKTLPCLVRMCSKERLLEERVEGAETLAYLMEPDVELQRIASVTDHLVSMLADYFKYPSSVSAITDIKRLDHDLKHAHELRQAAFKLYASLGSNDEDIRKKITETENMMDRIVSGLSESSIKVRLAAVRCLHSLSRSVQQLRTSFHDHAVWKPLMKLLQNAPDEVLVMASSTLCNLLLEFSPSKEPILESGVIELLCSLTQSDSPALRVNGIWALMNMAFQADQKVKVEIVRALGTEQLFRLLSDPDTNVLMKTLGLLRNLLSTRPHIDQIMSSHGKQIMQAVTLILEGEHSLEVKEQTLCILANIADGNTAKELIMTNDDMLQKIKYYMGHSNVKLQLAATFCISNLIWNEEDGSQERQDKLREMGFVDILHKLSQASDPNLCDRAKTAMQQYLA